A single Flavobacterium sp. 1 DNA region contains:
- a CDS encoding gluconate 5-dehydrogenase: MSINLFDLTGKTALITGGVHGLGMAMAKGLGHAGAKIVVNDRSSQEAVDNAVAEYKSVGIEAYGYIFDVTDEAAVIANITKIEDEVGPIDILINNAGIIKRTPIIEMEVEDFAAVIKVDLISPFIVSKNVAKGMIQRGGGKIINICSMMSELGRDSVSAYAAAKGGLKMLTKNMATEWAKFNIQTNGIGPGYFATSQTAPIRVDGHPFNEFIMGRTPAGRWGDPDDLQGAAIFLSSKASDFVNGHILYVDGGILATIGKPSNEI, encoded by the coding sequence ATGTCGATAAACTTATTTGATTTAACAGGTAAAACAGCTTTAATTACCGGTGGCGTTCACGGATTAGGAATGGCTATGGCCAAAGGACTTGGACATGCAGGTGCTAAAATTGTTGTAAATGATCGTTCATCACAAGAAGCGGTGGACAATGCAGTTGCTGAATACAAATCTGTAGGAATTGAAGCCTATGGATACATATTTGATGTTACAGATGAAGCTGCCGTAATTGCAAACATTACCAAAATAGAGGACGAAGTGGGTCCAATTGATATCTTGATTAACAATGCTGGAATTATAAAAAGAACTCCGATTATTGAAATGGAAGTCGAAGATTTTGCGGCGGTAATCAAAGTAGATTTAATTAGCCCTTTTATTGTTTCAAAAAATGTTGCCAAAGGTATGATTCAACGTGGAGGAGGAAAAATCATAAACATCTGCTCCATGATGAGTGAATTGGGGAGAGACTCCGTAAGTGCCTATGCTGCCGCTAAAGGGGGACTTAAAATGTTGACCAAAAATATGGCTACGGAATGGGCTAAATTCAATATTCAAACAAATGGAATTGGGCCAGGCTATTTTGCCACAAGCCAAACAGCTCCAATTAGAGTAGATGGACATCCTTTCAACGAATTTATTATGGGAAGAACTCCAGCTGGCCGCTGGGGAGATCCTGACGATTTACAAGGAGCCGCTATTTTCTTGAGCTCTAAAGCAAGTGATTTTGTTAACGGTCACATTCTTTACGTAGATGGAGGTATATTGGCAACTATAGGAAAACCTTCAAATGAAATTTAG
- a CDS encoding heparinase II/III family protein, with protein MKKILSLFIICFFYNTVAAQQRNYLLHTDTNISRLKEQIKKDPEVQKAWKNQLQKAKDLLKKEQSGTPDLQELGLAYRMTNDKRFAERIKKTLLNAINQKTWEGKELLQRTPAWKGGLGTAHTSFYMAIGFDCAYNYLTSTERMQIAQGIVKLGIKPAMDDWLNPETNIHTFDTMGHNWWSACVDMAGFAALAVINEIPDAKKWANEISATATEWINYSGNVLENKPMTFGRDGGFYESINYANFGFSQYLLFRYAFQNVLPEVKQPEISILEKMADFFIHTTYYTTEGPLSVNFGDGSTKRNGNACVLLLWNLGLHKEKYAWYLQKTMKGSDKEGMELDSPQGLILNPDLTDYANIKSLDLTESKLFSDLGWATLRDSWKDNATMLGVKSGFSWNHAHADAGSFILFHKGKYLIIDSGNSSYGRPEYTEYYCQSEAHNVALFDGKAQSRKDPYFGIKNEGHLYNLLETDKMKYIFSDASGPTSQWFSRNYRHFLWVGDVILVLDDLESYTPGKFEWLLHYNGVSKRNGLDLSIKDGDAEVLVRPLYPETFPDGGLPHDFPEKMRLEEKSGLKDHEPDVKQPYWSISHFQETNRTKFISAITLKSDENKDKLPVIERFEGKDFLGIRITQNGETTEIYLNLLADGRIKHRNSLNIMNGWDTDAYLMALTFPEGTDSSNPKNIKRLFMSDGSYLRKEGKPLIHALSKFFTIVDFDAKSPTLQFQGQDGATVSLASENTNAVIVNGKATDVDYNSETKLSKFVIKK; from the coding sequence ATGAAAAAAATACTATCTCTATTCATTATCTGCTTCTTTTATAATACTGTTGCTGCTCAACAGCGCAACTATTTATTGCATACGGATACCAATATTTCCCGTTTGAAAGAACAGATAAAAAAGGATCCAGAGGTACAAAAAGCTTGGAAAAATCAATTGCAAAAAGCAAAAGACTTATTGAAAAAAGAACAATCTGGAACTCCCGATTTACAAGAATTGGGATTAGCTTATCGCATGACAAATGATAAACGTTTTGCTGAAAGAATTAAAAAAACATTACTAAATGCCATTAATCAAAAAACCTGGGAAGGAAAAGAATTACTTCAACGCACTCCTGCTTGGAAAGGCGGTTTGGGTACGGCTCATACAAGTTTTTACATGGCTATTGGTTTTGACTGTGCCTACAATTATTTAACTTCCACTGAAAGAATGCAAATTGCTCAAGGTATTGTCAAGTTAGGAATCAAACCCGCAATGGATGACTGGCTTAATCCAGAAACCAATATTCACACCTTTGATACGATGGGACACAATTGGTGGAGCGCCTGTGTGGATATGGCTGGATTTGCTGCACTGGCTGTAATAAATGAAATTCCTGATGCTAAAAAATGGGCGAACGAAATTTCTGCAACTGCAACCGAATGGATTAATTATTCTGGAAATGTGTTAGAGAATAAACCCATGACTTTTGGTCGAGATGGCGGTTTTTATGAAAGCATTAACTATGCTAATTTTGGTTTTTCCCAATATTTACTTTTTCGATATGCTTTTCAAAATGTTTTACCCGAAGTAAAACAACCGGAAATATCGATTTTGGAAAAAATGGCTGATTTTTTCATTCATACCACTTATTATACTACCGAAGGTCCTTTATCTGTTAACTTTGGAGATGGCAGTACGAAACGAAATGGAAATGCTTGCGTTCTTTTACTTTGGAATTTAGGACTCCACAAAGAAAAATATGCTTGGTATTTACAAAAAACCATGAAAGGCTCTGATAAAGAAGGTATGGAACTTGATAGTCCACAAGGTTTAATTTTAAATCCTGATTTAACCGATTATGCAAACATCAAATCTCTAGACTTAACGGAATCAAAACTTTTTTCCGATTTGGGTTGGGCCACTTTGCGTGATTCATGGAAAGACAATGCCACCATGTTAGGTGTAAAAAGTGGCTTTTCTTGGAACCATGCTCATGCCGATGCAGGTTCTTTTATCTTATTCCACAAAGGAAAATATTTAATCATTGACTCTGGAAATTCTTCTTACGGAAGACCAGAATACACCGAATATTATTGCCAAAGTGAAGCACACAATGTCGCTCTTTTTGATGGAAAAGCCCAAAGTAGAAAAGATCCTTATTTTGGAATAAAAAATGAAGGACACCTTTATAATTTGCTTGAAACTGACAAAATGAAGTATATTTTTTCCGATGCTAGCGGCCCAACTTCCCAATGGTTTTCTCGCAACTACCGTCACTTTTTATGGGTGGGTGATGTGATTCTCGTATTAGATGATTTAGAATCTTACACACCTGGAAAATTTGAATGGTTATTGCATTACAACGGAGTTTCAAAACGCAACGGCTTGGATTTATCGATCAAAGATGGCGATGCCGAAGTATTAGTTCGTCCTCTTTATCCAGAAACCTTCCCAGACGGTGGCTTACCTCATGACTTCCCAGAAAAAATGCGTCTCGAAGAAAAATCAGGATTAAAAGATCACGAACCCGATGTGAAACAACCCTATTGGTCTATCAGCCATTTTCAAGAAACCAATCGTACCAAATTTATTTCGGCTATTACATTAAAAAGTGATGAGAATAAAGATAAATTACCTGTAATTGAACGATTTGAAGGAAAAGATTTTCTAGGCATCCGCATTACACAAAATGGAGAAACAACCGAAATTTATCTTAACCTTTTAGCTGACGGACGAATTAAACATCGCAATAGTCTTAATATTATGAACGGTTGGGATACCGATGCTTACTTAATGGCACTTACTTTCCCTGAAGGGACTGACAGTAGTAATCCAAAAAACATAAAACGTCTGTTTATGTCTGATGGAAGTTATTTACGCAAAGAAGGAAAACCATTGATTCATGCACTTTCTAAGTTCTTTACCATTGTTGATTTTGATGCCAAATCACCAACGCTACAATTTCAAGGACAAGATGGAGCAACCGTTTCATTAGCTTCTGAAAATACTAATGCTGTAATCGTTAATGGAAAAGCCACTGATGTAGATTATAATTCCGAAACAAAACTTTCAAAATTTGTAATAAAAAAATAA
- a CDS encoding glycosyl hydrolase family 28 protein, translated as MKKTIFIFLFITINFNLNAQKLITFPVSDSIPHNDDFTVKVRIAGGQWQDLYEYEALVDMHNVTKSSMVYFDFKGTVEFAITYNRGTVHSARIRPLSYGFEPSIEGNTLRFSLSKPCNLSLEVNGDIFHNLQIFTNTPETYNPNPKDKSVIYFAPGFHKIKDNVLHVPSGKTVYLAGGAILNASIHCDSVKNVRICGRGIIYKADDGVGVNFSDQVQIEDLVFLNPNHYTVSSGQSNNLTIKNIRSFSSKGWGDGIDLFSNNNVLIDGVFMRNSDDCIAIYGHRWKFYGDCKNITVQNATLWADVAHPILIGTHGNPEPGQSEVIENIKFNNIDILNHDEPQINYQGCMSINVSDENLARNIYFENIRVEDFEQGQLINLRVTYNKKYAKAPGRGIENVFFKNVSYNGKNANLSIIEGYSPERGIKNIVFEGLKINGTEISDKSINKRHMQLSDFAHFYEGLYIEGLVYKTLNDGVK; from the coding sequence ATGAAAAAAACAATCTTTATATTTCTTTTTATCACTATCAATTTTAATTTAAACGCCCAAAAATTAATTACTTTCCCAGTATCGGATAGTATTCCTCATAATGATGATTTTACTGTAAAAGTGAGAATTGCTGGAGGACAATGGCAAGATTTATACGAATACGAAGCCTTAGTCGATATGCATAATGTGACTAAAAGTTCTATGGTATATTTTGACTTTAAAGGAACGGTAGAGTTTGCCATTACTTACAATCGAGGAACAGTCCATTCAGCACGAATTCGTCCCCTATCATACGGCTTTGAACCCTCAATAGAAGGAAACACACTTCGTTTTTCACTTTCGAAACCTTGCAATCTTTCTTTAGAAGTAAATGGAGATATTTTTCACAATCTGCAAATTTTCACAAATACACCCGAAACCTACAACCCTAATCCCAAAGACAAATCAGTAATTTATTTTGCTCCAGGATTTCATAAAATCAAGGACAATGTATTGCATGTACCAAGTGGCAAAACTGTCTATCTGGCAGGAGGAGCGATTTTGAATGCTTCTATTCATTGTGACAGCGTTAAAAATGTACGTATTTGTGGCCGTGGAATTATTTATAAAGCCGATGATGGTGTGGGAGTAAATTTTTCAGACCAAGTGCAGATTGAAGATCTAGTTTTTCTGAATCCAAACCATTATACGGTATCCAGTGGTCAATCTAACAATTTAACCATTAAAAACATTCGATCTTTCAGTTCCAAAGGTTGGGGTGATGGTATTGATTTGTTTTCCAATAACAATGTACTGATTGATGGCGTTTTTATGCGTAATTCTGACGATTGTATCGCTATTTATGGCCACCGCTGGAAATTTTATGGCGATTGCAAAAATATAACAGTTCAAAATGCTACGCTTTGGGCCGATGTAGCCCATCCTATTTTAATTGGAACTCACGGAAATCCTGAGCCTGGTCAATCTGAAGTAATCGAAAATATAAAATTCAACAATATTGATATTTTGAACCATGATGAACCTCAAATTAATTACCAAGGTTGTATGTCTATTAATGTATCTGATGAAAATTTAGCCCGAAACATCTATTTTGAAAATATCCGTGTTGAAGATTTCGAACAGGGACAATTGATCAATTTACGTGTTACTTATAACAAAAAATATGCAAAAGCTCCCGGTCGTGGGATCGAAAATGTATTTTTTAAAAATGTGAGCTATAACGGGAAAAATGCCAATCTTTCTATTATTGAAGGCTATTCTCCTGAACGAGGTATTAAAAATATTGTATTCGAAGGCTTAAAAATTAATGGAACGGAAATCTCAGATAAATCGATTAACAAACGCCATATGCAGCTATCTGATTTTGCCCATTTTTACGAAGGTTTATATATAGAAGGTCTTGTATACAAAACATTAAACGATGGCGTAAAATAA
- a CDS encoding beta-galactosidase: MALSIIGAQASFAQNAEKFFYKKDLMLVGSYYYPEQWPESNWERDIKKMADLGFEFTHFGEFAWSTMEPQEGKYNFEWLDKAVALAEKNNLKVVLCTPTPTPPAWLTQKHPDILMVNAEGRTIQHGARQQGSWSSKTYEEYVTKIVTLLAERYGNNKTVWGWQIDNEPSHYGASFDYSENAQKAYRIWLAEKYKTIDNLNKVWGNAFWSQTYNNFEQIHIPNSKELVQQANPHAILDFKRFSADEAARFIIMQKDILRKYIKPTQWVTTNLMPTHSAVDPLRMKELDFQTYTKYLAEGYDLGHGEQGFRMGSANSIGFSNDFFRPINGVSGVMELQPGQVNWGLFNPQTMPGTVRMWMYHVMAGGNKFVCNYRFRQPLSGGEQYHYGIMKTDGTTVSRSGDEYIKVIKELKELRKWYKPETALPAILSQRKTAILYNPDNRWEMEYQPQTNQWDYMAHVNRYYKALKSMGAPVDVIDESHDFSKYPFMIAPAYQLLDDKLVARWKTYVENGGNLVLSCRTGQKDREAHLWEALFQKPILELVGAKEIYFDLLPTALMGKVKMDETTYQWNNWGDVIEPQESTTVWANYDDQFYKGKAAVLHRKLGKGTITYIGPDTDDGQLEKEVLHKIFNKANVPTLALAEGVLVEYSNGFWYGFNYSSENQEIQIPANAKVLIGQKSLKPAEVVIWKE, translated from the coding sequence GTGGCATTATCTATAATCGGCGCGCAGGCATCCTTTGCCCAAAATGCTGAAAAGTTTTTTTATAAAAAAGACCTTATGCTAGTAGGCAGTTATTATTACCCGGAACAATGGCCGGAATCCAATTGGGAAAGGGATATCAAAAAAATGGCTGACCTTGGTTTTGAATTTACCCATTTTGGTGAATTTGCTTGGTCAACTATGGAACCTCAAGAAGGTAAATACAATTTTGAATGGCTCGACAAAGCAGTGGCTTTAGCAGAAAAAAACAATCTCAAAGTAGTATTATGCACACCTACACCCACTCCCCCAGCCTGGCTCACTCAAAAACATCCTGACATATTAATGGTAAATGCCGAAGGGCGCACGATACAACATGGTGCTAGGCAACAAGGATCATGGTCAAGTAAAACCTACGAAGAATATGTTACTAAAATAGTAACTTTACTGGCTGAGCGTTATGGCAACAATAAAACCGTTTGGGGATGGCAAATTGATAATGAGCCCTCTCATTATGGAGCTTCTTTTGATTATAGTGAAAATGCGCAAAAGGCCTATCGAATTTGGCTTGCCGAAAAATACAAAACCATCGACAATCTAAATAAAGTTTGGGGAAATGCCTTCTGGAGCCAGACTTATAATAATTTCGAGCAGATACACATTCCTAACTCAAAAGAATTGGTGCAACAGGCAAACCCTCATGCCATTTTAGATTTCAAACGCTTTTCAGCAGATGAAGCAGCTCGTTTTATTATTATGCAAAAAGATATACTTCGTAAATACATTAAGCCTACTCAATGGGTAACTACCAACCTTATGCCTACCCATTCTGCGGTTGATCCGCTGCGGATGAAAGAACTGGATTTTCAAACCTATACCAAATACCTCGCAGAAGGATATGATTTAGGACACGGAGAACAAGGTTTCCGTATGGGATCGGCAAACAGCATCGGCTTTTCAAATGATTTCTTCAGACCGATAAATGGCGTAAGCGGTGTAATGGAATTACAACCCGGACAAGTAAACTGGGGATTATTCAATCCTCAAACTATGCCTGGAACTGTTCGCATGTGGATGTATCATGTCATGGCAGGAGGCAATAAATTTGTATGCAATTACCGTTTCAGACAACCGTTGTCCGGAGGAGAACAATACCATTATGGCATAATGAAAACAGATGGCACTACCGTGAGCCGCTCAGGAGATGAATACATCAAAGTAATTAAGGAATTAAAAGAGCTACGCAAATGGTATAAGCCTGAAACAGCATTGCCTGCAATTCTTTCCCAACGCAAAACAGCAATTCTTTACAATCCGGATAACCGTTGGGAAATGGAATATCAGCCACAAACCAACCAGTGGGATTACATGGCACATGTAAATCGCTATTACAAAGCTTTAAAATCTATGGGAGCACCAGTAGATGTAATTGATGAAAGCCACGATTTTTCTAAATATCCATTTATGATAGCACCAGCTTATCAGCTCTTAGACGATAAACTGGTGGCTCGTTGGAAAACCTATGTTGAGAATGGAGGTAACTTAGTGTTAAGCTGTCGCACAGGACAAAAAGACAGGGAAGCACACTTATGGGAAGCCTTATTCCAAAAGCCTATTTTAGAATTAGTTGGGGCAAAAGAAATATATTTTGATTTACTGCCTACTGCCTTAATGGGGAAAGTAAAAATGGACGAGACCACTTACCAGTGGAACAACTGGGGCGATGTCATCGAACCACAGGAATCCACAACCGTTTGGGCGAACTATGACGACCAGTTCTATAAAGGCAAAGCAGCCGTTCTACATCGTAAATTAGGAAAAGGAACCATTACTTATATAGGTCCCGATACAGATGATGGACAACTGGAAAAAGAAGTGTTGCATAAAATATTCAACAAAGCAAACGTACCTACATTGGCATTGGCCGAAGGAGTATTGGTGGAATACAGTAACGGTTTCTGGTATGGATTTAACTATTCTTCTGAAAATCAAGAAATTCAAATACCAGCAAATGCAAAAGTCTTGATAGGTCAAAAATCACTGAAACCTGCAGAAGTTGTCATTTGGAAAGAATAA
- the kduI gene encoding 5-dehydro-4-deoxy-D-glucuronate isomerase translates to MKNNFNVRYAASPKEVKSFDTVRLREEFLIENLMENNSINLVYTHYDRFIVGGVVPTDFSLKLETFEALKSDCFLDRRELGIINVGGSGSVLVDGELFELDYKEALYVGRSHQEVIFDSDDATNPAKFYLNSAPAHKVFPTKKISKNDAEVVELGSMETANARTIKKLIVNSVAETCQVQMGMTELKSGSVWNTMPAHVHDRRMEVYFYFEIPEDQAVCHFMGEPQETRHIWMGNNQAVISPPWSIHSGSGTSNYTFIWGMAGENLDYGDMDFCKINELK, encoded by the coding sequence ATGAAAAATAATTTTAATGTACGGTATGCAGCTTCTCCAAAAGAAGTTAAAAGTTTTGATACGGTTAGATTGAGGGAAGAATTTTTGATTGAGAATTTAATGGAAAACAATTCCATAAATCTGGTCTATACTCATTATGACCGTTTTATTGTTGGTGGTGTTGTCCCAACTGATTTTTCTTTGAAACTGGAAACTTTTGAAGCTTTGAAATCAGATTGTTTTTTGGATAGAAGAGAATTGGGGATTATTAATGTCGGAGGCAGCGGTTCTGTTTTGGTTGATGGAGAACTATTTGAATTGGATTATAAAGAAGCGTTATATGTAGGGCGTTCCCATCAAGAAGTGATTTTTGATAGCGACGATGCTACGAATCCAGCTAAATTTTATTTGAATTCGGCACCAGCACACAAAGTGTTTCCAACTAAAAAAATAAGTAAAAATGATGCGGAAGTTGTGGAGCTAGGTTCAATGGAGACTGCAAATGCAAGAACAATAAAAAAGTTAATAGTCAACAGCGTGGCGGAAACCTGTCAGGTTCAAATGGGAATGACGGAATTAAAATCCGGAAGTGTTTGGAATACCATGCCGGCTCACGTGCATGATAGACGAATGGAGGTTTATTTTTATTTTGAGATTCCCGAAGATCAGGCAGTATGTCATTTTATGGGTGAACCACAAGAAACGAGACACATTTGGATGGGAAATAATCAGGCCGTTATTTCTCCCCCGTGGTCGATACATTCGGGTTCAGGAACAAGCAATTATACCTTTATCTGGGGGATGGCCGGTGAGAACTTAGATTATGGCGATATGGATTTTTGTAAAATAAATGAATTAAAATAA
- a CDS encoding LacI family DNA-binding transcriptional regulator, producing MENSKITIHDIARELNIDSSTVSRALSNNPRVTQKTKDKVNAKALELGYQRNLLASSLRNNKTNTIGVIVPRISRHFFSSAIAGIEETAYEAGYNVTISQSLEQLEREQKIAHTFLANRVDGVLISVSMETKDNDYLKFFKNSGTPLVFFDRHIEMPDNSNVLIDDFLGGFEATEHLILQGCKKIAHFSGPQELEIYKNRFYGYKAALKKHDIPLDQNLIISSKLMEADGIESAKKILSLNVSIDAIFSSNDTAAISALQYLKEQGIRIPKDIAIVGFSNEPISSVIEPSLTTIDQPGFEMGKIATNLLLKQIKDKQVHNSPETIILKPILIKRNSSKRLG from the coding sequence ATGGAGAACAGTAAAATAACAATACATGACATTGCTAGAGAATTAAACATTGACAGTTCCACTGTTTCAAGAGCTTTAAGCAATAATCCCAGAGTAACCCAAAAAACGAAAGACAAGGTAAATGCCAAAGCTTTGGAACTTGGATACCAAAGGAACCTCTTAGCTTCAAGTTTACGCAACAACAAAACCAACACCATTGGTGTTATCGTTCCCAGAATATCGCGTCATTTCTTTTCGTCTGCGATTGCCGGCATTGAAGAAACTGCCTATGAAGCAGGATACAATGTCACAATTTCTCAATCATTGGAACAATTGGAAAGAGAACAGAAAATAGCACATACATTTTTAGCAAACAGAGTTGATGGTGTTTTAATTTCGGTGTCTATGGAAACCAAAGACAACGATTATTTGAAATTTTTTAAAAACAGTGGCACTCCATTGGTGTTTTTCGACAGGCATATAGAAATGCCGGACAACAGCAATGTGCTTATCGATGATTTTCTGGGAGGCTTTGAGGCTACGGAACATCTTATTTTACAAGGATGCAAAAAAATTGCTCATTTCTCAGGTCCTCAAGAATTGGAAATTTACAAAAATCGATTCTATGGATATAAGGCTGCTTTAAAAAAACATGATATTCCCTTAGATCAAAATTTAATTATCAGCTCAAAACTAATGGAAGCTGACGGCATTGAAAGCGCAAAAAAAATACTTTCCTTAAATGTTTCCATAGACGCTATCTTTTCTTCCAATGATACTGCAGCTATTAGCGCTTTGCAATATCTAAAAGAACAAGGCATTAGGATTCCGAAAGACATAGCAATTGTGGGTTTTAGTAACGAACCTATCTCATCTGTCATAGAACCATCACTTACCACTATTGACCAACCTGGGTTTGAGATGGGAAAAATTGCAACCAATTTACTGCTGAAACAAATTAAGGACAAACAAGTACATAACAGTCCTGAAACTATAATTTTGAAACCAATTTTAATCAAAAGAAATTCTTCAAAAAGACTTGGTTAA